Part of the Micromonospora inyonensis genome, CCGCGGCGGCCGGGCCGGTCAGCGCGGTCGACCGGGTGGTCACCTCGTTCGCCCACGAGAAGTGGATGTCCCCGGTCAGGAACACGACGTCGCGCGTGCCGGTGGCCCGCAGGTGGTCGACCAGCTCGTTGCGGTCGGCGTTGTAGCCGTCCCACTGGTCCGGGTTGAGCGCCGCGCCGTTCTCCGGGATGCCGAGCAGCTCCCGCAGCGGGCCGAGCAGCCAGGCCGGCAGCGCGCCCAGGTTGAGCCGGGCCATCATCACCGGGTTGCCGACCAGCTTCCAGCGGGCCGTCGAACCGGCCAGGCCCGCCTTCAACCAGGCCATCTGCGGGTCCCCGGTGATCGTGCGCGCCGGGTCGTCCACCGCCGTGCCGGAGGTCTGCCGCGACCGGTACGACCGCAGGTCCAGCATGGACAACTCGGCGAGCTGCCCGAACCGCAACCGGCGGCGGATGGCCCCGTCCGTGCCGGCCCGCACCGGCATCCACTCGAAGTACGCCTGCCGGGCGGCGGCCAGCCGCGTCGCGTAGTCCCCCTCCGTGTCGGGGGAGTGGTTCTCCGCCCCGCCGGACCACTGGTCGTTGGCGACCTCGTGGTCGTCCCGAGTGATCACCCAGGGCACCGCGGCGTGCAGTGCCTGGAGGTCCGGGTCGGTCTTGTAGAGGGCGTGCCGGATCCGGTAGTCGGCCAGGGTCAACGTCTCGTGCGGCGGCTGCACCGGGCGGACCACCGTACCGCCCGCGTCGAACTGGCCGGTGCCGTACTCGTACAGGTAGTCGCCGAGGTGGACGACGAGGTGCAGGTCGTCCCGGGCGGCCAGGTGCCGGTACGCCGAGAACCAGCCGGCCTCCCAGTTGGCGCAGGAGACGGCACCGAGGCGCAGCCGGTCCACCGCCGCGTCCACCGGGGGCGCGGTCATCGTCCGGCCGACCGGGGACCAGGTGCCGGCGTAGCCGAAGCGGTACCAGTAGGTCGACGCCGGGGCCAGGCCGGTCACCTCCACCTTGACCGTGTGGTCTCTCCCCGGCCCGCTGGACGTCACTCCCTGGGCCGCCACGGCCCGGAAGTCCGGGTCGGTGGCGACCTGCCAGGACACCGCGACGTCGGGTCCCCGCCCGGAGCCCGGTAGCGCCTCGTCGGTGGGGGTCAGCCGGGTCCAGAGCAGGATGCCGTCGGGAGACGGGTCACCGGAGGCGACCCCGTGCCGGAAGGCGCCGCCGGCCGCGTGGGCGGGAACGGTCGCGGCCAGCACCGCCCCGGCGAGGACGGCGGTACCGGTGGAGGCGCCGGCGACGCGCAGCAGCGTACGACGGTCGAGGGTGTTCGTCATGGTCTATGTCCTACTGGTCACCCCCTCGGCTCCGCTGCCCCTGGAGTCGACGTTCGTCTATTTTCGGGCGGGGCTCCCCTTTGCGTCGTCTGGCAGGACGGCGCGGCGCGGGCGGCCATACGTGATCCCGGGGTCAGCGACGGGTGTCGAACAGGGCGGCGAGGAGGGCCAGGGCGATCACGCCGATGGCGAGCAGCAGCGAGTCCTGGAACGCCACCGACCACTGACCGCCACTGCCCGACAGCGACGAGAAGAAGGCGGCACCCACCGCGGCGATACCGGCCGCCGAGCCGAGCCGCTGCCCCGTCTGGAGCATCCCGGCGGCGCTGCCCGCCTCCCGCACCGGGACCTCGGAGAGGGTGAGGGTCTGGTTCGGCGTGATCACCAGACCGCTGCCCAGGCCGGCGACGAGCAACGGCAGAGCGGTCACCAGGGGTGCCGGGGCATCCGGCGCGAACCGGAGGACGGCCACCACCCCGCCCAGCCCGACGACGACGGTGAACAGTCCGACGGTGACCAGCGGACGTCCGTACCGGTTCACCACCCGGCCGCCGAACGCGGACGCGGCAGCCGATCCGAGCGCGAACGGCGTGATCGCCAGACCGGCCAGCAGCGCGGAGTAGCCCAGCCCGTTCTGGAGGAAGAGCGTGAAGACGAAGAACAACGCGGTGAAGCCGCCGAAGTAGACCAGCGCGATCACCGACCCCAGGGTGTACGACCGCCGCCGGAACAGGTCCAAATCGAACAGCGGCTCCCCGTGGCGGGCGTACCGGCGCTCCCAGAAGCCGAACGCGGCCAGCGTGGCCAGCCCGGCCGCCACGAGCAGCCACCGACCCGCACCGTGCCAGCGCTCCCGCTGTACCAGCGGCAGCAGCACCAGGACGACCCCGCCGCCGAGCAGCAGGACGCCCACCGGATCCAGCCGCCGGCGCCCGGCCGGGCCGCGTCGGGTCGGCGCGGGCAGCAGCCGCCAGCCCAGCACCACCGCGACGACGCCGACCGGGACGTTCACGAAGAAGACCCAACGCCAGC contains:
- a CDS encoding MFS transporter encodes the protein MSRSGAREQGENRRRWHALAVGLVAVFMTLLDVSIVNVAVPSIDRTLGASSSDLQWVLSGYALTFGLVLVPAGRLGDARGRRIAFVVGIALFTVTSAVAGFATSPGWLIAARLFQGAAAGLVNPQVTGLIQELFHGPERGRPFGLLGSTIGISTAIGPLLGGLLIAVGGEDHGWRWVFFVNVPVGVVAVVLGWRLLPAPTRRGPAGRRRLDPVGVLLLGGGVVLVLLPLVQRERWHGAGRWLLVAAGLATLAAFGFWERRYARHGEPLFDLDLFRRRSYTLGSVIALVYFGGFTALFFVFTLFLQNGLGYSALLAGLAITPFALGSAAASAFGGRVVNRYGRPLVTVGLFTVVVGLGGVVAVLRFAPDAPAPLVTALPLLVAGLGSGLVITPNQTLTLSEVPVREAGSAAGMLQTGQRLGSAAGIAAVGAAFFSSLSGSGGQWSVAFQDSLLLAIGVIALALLAALFDTRR
- a CDS encoding alkaline phosphatase D family protein, with translation MTNTLDRRTLLRVAGASTGTAVLAGAVLAATVPAHAAGGAFRHGVASGDPSPDGILLWTRLTPTDEALPGSGRGPDVAVSWQVATDPDFRAVAAQGVTSSGPGRDHTVKVEVTGLAPASTYWYRFGYAGTWSPVGRTMTAPPVDAAVDRLRLGAVSCANWEAGWFSAYRHLAARDDLHLVVHLGDYLYEYGTGQFDAGGTVVRPVQPPHETLTLADYRIRHALYKTDPDLQALHAAVPWVITRDDHEVANDQWSGGAENHSPDTEGDYATRLAAARQAYFEWMPVRAGTDGAIRRRLRFGQLAELSMLDLRSYRSRQTSGTAVDDPARTITGDPQMAWLKAGLAGSTARWKLVGNPVMMARLNLGALPAWLLGPLRELLGIPENGAALNPDQWDGYNADRNELVDHLRATGTRDVVFLTGDIHFSWANEVTTRSTALTGPAAAEFVVPSVTSDNVNDFLGLPPNNSLSALGVSLIRSTNPHVRWTELDGHGYGVLEVTPQHCRMDWYHVTERTSPTSGSAWVAGWSVATGSARLRQEYSPLL